In Leguminivora glycinivorella isolate SPB_JAAS2020 chromosome 11, LegGlyc_1.1, whole genome shotgun sequence, a single window of DNA contains:
- the LOC125231381 gene encoding uncharacterized protein LOC125231381, with translation MSANPDAVLAPPQPHSSVPQGDRAPSVHTAQSKSKSSRSSATVKAQKAAAEAIALRRRLEREQQLADHERDREQVLAQREREREEALAAREREREEALAARERERELQLAELQRQVEECELQAELQAIDAEAGSSCAGRSHSDQVSVNRTKKWVENHPFNDNCGDRDMDIPFNDNCGDRDIPAVGCEPLSGPSPGHTVPPPMATRVPAFPMNLLNRQSEPAVGCEPLLGPSPGHTVPSPMATRVSAFPINPLHRQSEPVNATKASEAAGYMPPLFPTELGQPVLLQAVADTAAAAKALASASSVKKLELPQFFGNTLQWLQFKRIYNVTKNNFSPLDNINRLHNALRGPARDAVAALLMSTEDPEEVMRALEDNFARPELIVYKEVNSLKNLPRLGNDLKELGVLSNKTWRSNIDWDTELPQTESSKWFEWFQELLKVSSLKIPRWYSKIKGSEPSYRELHVFADASELAYACVAYWRLVYPDGSIELILIASKTRVSPLKPISIPRLELQAALIASRLALVIKDSHRKKPTRTYFWTDSMTVLQWLRSDARAFKPFVAHRLGEILENSAVKDWHWVPTDLNVADDATRLRPIDLTLSHRWFFGPSFLLKSPEDWPTEPLNVTSNLEELKCQPIESVAVTSVNGVLPNPVTANLEYFNDWLRLLRATARVHQAVAIFGNILASIRNSKVKNGAVPSRSRCSSTSTTHTTLNADLIKAAERHILQRIQLDSFSEEFHCIINSKPIPSNSRLTKLSPSLGEDNLIHLAGRIKAVEDIDPETRSPILLDGRHPIARLLVQLYHRRAGHANNEYVINDIRQRFWLLRLRDTVRSVAHKCLFCKIRKSKPMNPATGDLPPQRLAHHQRAFTFTGLDYFGPVNVTVGRRHEKRYVALYTCLTTRALHLELVHSLSSDSAIMSLRRFIARRGIPNTIYSDNGTAFVGADRILRQFYSDGMKEEAATRGIRWSFIPAAAPSFGGCWERLVRTVKVALKATLNERFPKEETLMTLLMEAEAIANSRPLTHVSTDPEDPTALTPFHFLIGSPSNQTLPSALEDRDLFGRLEWKKAIRLSDHFWKRWVREVLPTMQTRVNVKGDRGQELQIGDVVIIVDESLPRGTWPKGRITNMFPGKDGVNRVVDVATAGGTLRRPLKKLIRIT, from the exons atgtcGGCTAATCCCGACGCCGTTTTAGCACCTCCACAGCCTCACAGCTCTGTTCCGCAAGGCGACAGGGCACCTAGCGTTCACACGGCGCAAAGCAAAAGCAAATCTTCTCGTTCTTCGGCGACCGTAAAAGCACAAAAAGCTGCAGCTGAAGCGATCGCTCTACGCCGCCGCCTGGAACGAGAGCAGCAGCTCGCCGACCACGAGCGCGACCGTGAGCAGGTGCTCGCCCAGCGGGAGCGCGAGCGCGAGGAGGCGCTCGCCGCGCGGGAGCGCGAGCGCGAGGAGGCGCTCGCCGCGCGGGAGCGCGAACGAGAACTTCAACTTGCGGAGCTGCAACGGCAGGTCGAAGAGTGTGAGCTGCAAGCTGAACTCCAAGCTATTGATGCCGAGGCAGGGAGTAGCTGCGCAGGTCGTAGCCATTCAGATCAGGTGAGCGTGAATAGAACAAAAAAATGGGTTGAAAACCATCCATTCAATGACAATTGTGGTGATAGGGACATGGACATTCCGTTCAATGACAATTGTGGTGATAGGGACATCCCTGCAGTAGGATGCGAACCTCTCTCAGGTCCATCTCCCGGCCATACGGTACCACCACCGATGGCCACTCGGGTACCTGCATTCCCTATGAACCTCCTTAATCGTCAATCGGAACCGGCAGTAGGATGCGAACCTCTTTTAGGTCCATCTCCCGGCCATACGGTACCATCACCGATGGCCACTCGGGTATCTGCATTCCCTATTAACCCCCTTCATCGTCAATCAGAACCGGTAAATGCCACCAAAGCGTCCGAGGCGGCCGGCTATATGCCCCCGCTCTTCCCCACGGAGCTTGGCCAACCTGTTCTCCTGCAAGCGGTAGCCGACACCGCGGCCGCAGCGAAGGCTCTCGCTTCAGCTTCCAGTGTAAAGAAACTGGAATTACCTCAATTTTTTGGTAACACGCTGCAATGGTTACAATTCAAACGTATATATAACGTAACTAAAAATAACTTTTCTCCTCTAGACAACATAAATCGGCTCCACAATGCGCTCCGCGGCCCCGCCCGGGACGCCGTCGCGGCGCTGCTGATGTCCACGGAGGACCCGGAGGAGGTGATGCGCGCTCTCGAGGACAACTTCGCCCGCCCCGAGCTCATCGTCTACAAAGAGGTCAATTCTTTAAAAAACCTTCCTCGTCTGGGAAACGACTTGAAAGAACTAGGAGTACTGTCGAATAAG ACTTGGAGATCTAACATTGATTGGGACACCGAACTCCCACAGACCGAATCATCTAAGTGGTTTGAATGGTTCCAAGAACTTTTAAAAGTTTCTTCGTTGAAGATCCCGCGTTggtattcaaaaataaaaggCTCGGAACCTTCATATCGAGAACTGCATGTTTTTGCGGATGCGAGTGAGCTTGCCTACGCCTGTGTCGCATATTGGCGCTTAGTGTACCCTGACGGCAGCATCGAGCTCATTCTCATCGCAAGTAAAACGAGGGTCTCCCCACTTAAACCTATATCTATCCCGCGATTGGAGTTACAAGCCGCTTTGATAGCTTCTCGATTAGCACTCGTTATCAAGGACAGCCATCGTAAAAAACCAACGCGTACATATTTTTGGACCGATTCGATGACTGTCCTCCAATGGTTGCGTAGTGATGCACGAGCGTTTAAGCCTTTTGTTGCCCACCGCCTAggtgaaatattagaaaattcTGCTGTCAAAGACTGGCACTGGGTACCGACAGACTTAAATGTGGCTGATGACGCAACTAGACTTCGTCCAATTGATCTAACCCTTTCACATCGGTGGTTTTTTGGCCCATCATTTCTTTTAAAGTCCCCCGAGGACTGGCCCACAGAGCCACTTAATGTCACATCAAACCTCGAAGAACTTAAATGCCAACCAATTGAGTCGGTGGCGGTAACTTCAGTTAATGGCGTTTTGCCAAATCCGGTCACAGCAAATCTAGAATATTTTAATGACTGGCTCCGGTTATTACGTGCCACAGCCCGGGTACATCAAGCTGTGGCAATTTTCGGCAACATTTTGGCCTCAATTAGAAATTCTAAAGTAAAAAATGGAGCGGTTCCTTCTCGCTCGCGTTGTTCATCAACGTCCACCACTCACACAACTTTGAACGCAGACCTAATAAAAGCCGCTGAAAGGCATATTTTGCAACGGATTCAACTGGATAGCTTTTCCGAAGAGTTCCACTGTATTATCAACTCAAAACCGATTCCTTCAAATAGCCGTCTCACCAAACTATCACCCTCTCTGGGAGAAGATAATTTAATTCACTTGGCTGGAAGGATAAAAGCGGTAGAAGATATTGACCCAGAAACACGATCTCCTATATTACTAGATGGTCGTCACCCGATCGCACGGTTGTTAGTACAATTATATCACAGACGAGCAGGGCACGCCAACAATGAATACGTCATTAATGACATAAGACAAAGATTCTGGCTTCTGAGGCTTCGAGATACAGTCAGATCAGTCGCTCATAAATGCTTGTTTTGCAAGATTCGCAAATCGAAGCCTATGAACCCCGCCACTGGAGACCTGCCACCTCAAAGGCTCGCACACCACCAGAGGGCATTCACCTTTACCGGCTTAGATTATTTCGGCCCTGTCAATGTCACAGTGGGTCGCCGCCATGAAAAACGTTATGTAGCCCTTTATACATGTCTCACAACACGGGCATTACACCTGGAATTGGTACACAGCCTTTCATCTGACTCTGCCATAATGAGCTTGAGGCGTTTTATTGCCCGAAGAGGTATCCCTAATACAATTTACTCAGACAACGGGACCGCCTTCGTTGGAGCAGACCGCATCCTACGCCAATTCTACTCAGATGGTATGAAAGAAGAAGCAGCGACTAGAGGAATCAGGTGGAGTTTTATCCCCGCAGCTGCACCTTCGTTTGGAGGATGCTGGGAGCGTTTGGTAAGAACAGTAAAAGTGGCGCTGAAAGCAACGCTTAACGAAAGGTTCCCTAAAGAGGAGACATTGATGACGTTACTAATGGAAGCCGAAGCGATTGCAAATTCTCGCCCACTAACACATGTGTCTACAGACCCAGAGGATCCTACGGCCCTTACGCCTTTCCATTTCCTGATTGGAAGCCCTTCTAATCAAACACTGCCATCTGCCTTAGAAGACCGTGACCTTTTCGGACGCTTGGAGTGGAAAAAGGCAATCAGGTTATCAGACCACTTTTGGAAGCGCTGGGTGCGTGAGGTATTGCCAACAATGCAAACGCGAGTAAACGTAAAGGGAGATCGTGGGCAAGAACTACAAATAGGAGATGTGGTGATAATAGTGGACGAATCACTACCTCGCGGAACATGGCCAAAAGGAAGGATAACGAATATGTTTCCCGGAAAAGATGGCGTAAACAGGGTGGTGGACGTTGCAACCGCTGGGGGTACGTTACGCCGTCCCCTCAAAAAGTTGATTAGAATAACCTAA